The Strix uralensis isolate ZFMK-TIS-50842 chromosome 16, bStrUra1, whole genome shotgun sequence genome has a window encoding:
- the HAPSTR1 gene encoding HUWE1-associated protein modifying stress responses 1, translated as MEDKKEEGEAEIQEHGPEHWFSKWERQCLAEAEQEEALAPELQDEAAAQPEHKQQKLWHLFQNSATAVAQLYKDRVCQQPGLSLWVPFQNAATAVTNLYKESVDAHQRSFDVGIQIGYQRRNKDVLAWVKKRRRTIRREDLISFLCGKVPPPRNSRAPPRLTVVSPNRATSTETSSSVETDLQPFREAIALHGLSGAMASISVRSSTPGSPTHVSSGSNASRRRNGLHDVDLNTFISEEMALHLDNGGTRKRTSAQCGDVITDSPTHKRNRMI; from the exons ATGGAGGACAAGAAGGAGGAGGGTGAGGCGGAGATCCAGGAGCACGGGCCCGAGCACTGGTTCAGCAAGTGGGAGCGGCAGTGCCTGGCCGAGGCCGAGCAGGAGGAGGCGCTGGCCCCGGAGCTGCAGGACGAGGCGGCGGCGCAGCCCGAGCACAAGCAGCAGAAGCTCTGGCACCTCTTTCAGAACTCGGCCACCGCCGTGGCGCAGCTCTACAAGG acCGGGTGTGCCAGCAGCCGGGGCTCTCCCTCTGGGTCCCCTTCCAGAACGCCGCCACTGCGGTCACCAACCTCTACAAAG AAAGTGTGGATGCCCATCAGCGAAGCTTTGATGTAGGAATTCAGATTGGCTATCAGCGTCGGAATAAGGATGTGTTAGCTTGGGTTAAAAAACGCAGAAGAACTATTCGTAGAGAAGACTTGATCAGCTTCCTATGTGGAAAAGTTCCTCCTCCAAGAAATTCTAGAGCTCCCCCAAGACTGACTGTAGTATCCCCTAACCGAGCTACTTCAACAGAAACTAGCTCATCTGTAGAGACTGATTTGCAACCCTTCCGTGAAGCCATAGCTCTGCATG gtcTTAGTGGCGCAATGGCTAGTATAAGTGTTCGCTCAAGTACCCCAGGCTCGCCCACTCACGTGAGCAGTGGCTCCAATGCTAGTCGAAGGAGAAATGGACTCCATGATGTTGATTTGAACACTTTCATATCAGAAGAAATGGCACTCCACTTGGACAATGGTGGAACTAGAAAGCGTACCTCAGCCCAGTGTGGCGATGTCATTACAGACTCACCAACTCATAAACGCAACAGAATGATCTAA